The proteins below are encoded in one region of Bremerella sp. P1:
- a CDS encoding PVC-type heme-binding CxxCH protein, which yields MNRPALALLLLLIAPAALFAQRDLKVIPDTDPAAEQRSFTVAEGFEVNLFASEPMIASPIQINFDAQGRLWVASSSVYPQIEPGQVADDKILMLEDTDGDGAADKSTVFADGMLIPTGVLPGDGGVYVANSTELLHMKDTDGDGKADQKRVVLSGFGTEDTHHILHTLRWGYDGMMYFNQSIYIHSHIETPHGVRRLNAGGIWQFRPETMELDVFCRGFVNTWGHHFNNYGAHFATDGAYGEGINYTFPGAVFVTAKDSRRLLQGLNPGSPKHCGLELVGGSHLPEDWQTSAITNDFRAHRVCRFVLEEDGSGYASRQAEDVIKAAHGAFRPVDVKMGPDGAIYIADWYNPIIQHGEVDFRDPRRDHVHGRIWRVTKKGSPLVKPQNLHEASIEELLAALKSPEKWIRTHAKLQLKQRPRTDVLKQLAAWMQKLAKYDPSTEHQRLEGLWAYQALDEINEPLLLELLSSSNHNIRAAAVRVASQWHDEVSDPLGLFTAAVRDEHPRVRLEGVRALATVPSSQAMIVGLEATRQPMDRFLDFAVWQLVEDLAPVWIPDLQQAVAKNDKNSKILQDAKAHPESWAFAFEAIPNPEVAEAAIILLPEADAETSGRLVELAAQRGGSQLLGNLLSSILPEGSRAGDNSQIVPILKSFLVAMQVRKTKPEGDLAAIEKLYASDSPEVAALAFDTAIAWNVASQDLVRSYASGEKELPPAARVAAVRALAKMPGQPTAKLLVDLIHSDSADQAVRLAALESLATFALPNAANQTAVLLAKEGNAIPADALLVPFVSRKQGQVRLAEALKEKKLPRDQAQLALRSVRGSSQAAPELVAAIQASGGLTEGVRQWSDEELAEITKMVMQSGDPYAGEAIFRKEALNCFKCHAIGEAGGNVGPNLISLGASAQPDYIVESLLRPSAKVKENFHSLIILTDEGKVLTGIPVRENKDLLVLRDAEGREIEIPQETIDDRAEGRSLMPDGSIDALTTKEIVDLATFMSKLGKAEEFSIGSQKYLRNWKTLTYNNESNRAINRSSNNTVAAGHPSFVWKPIFSQVDGGVPVAELPVYHPHRNQPQFAYLQTDIEVASGGKFRFAFEGPEGLSVWLDGKPIPTAKELEADWQPGVHQITLAINLGERKETVKVRLLEEESTGRLATASKK from the coding sequence ATGAACCGCCCTGCCCTTGCCTTGCTGCTGCTGTTGATCGCTCCGGCAGCCTTGTTTGCTCAGCGTGATCTAAAGGTCATCCCCGATACCGATCCGGCCGCAGAACAGCGTTCGTTCACGGTGGCCGAAGGATTCGAAGTGAATCTGTTCGCTTCCGAACCGATGATCGCCAGCCCGATTCAAATCAACTTCGACGCCCAAGGCCGCTTGTGGGTTGCATCGAGTTCCGTCTATCCCCAGATCGAGCCTGGCCAGGTCGCGGATGACAAGATCCTGATGCTGGAAGATACCGACGGCGACGGTGCCGCCGACAAGTCGACTGTCTTTGCAGATGGGATGTTGATTCCCACCGGCGTGCTGCCAGGCGATGGTGGCGTTTACGTGGCCAACAGCACCGAACTGTTGCACATGAAAGATACCGACGGCGACGGCAAGGCGGATCAGAAACGCGTTGTGTTGTCCGGCTTTGGAACGGAAGATACGCACCACATCCTGCACACGCTTCGCTGGGGCTACGACGGGATGATGTACTTCAACCAGTCGATTTACATTCATAGTCACATCGAAACGCCACACGGTGTGCGGCGACTGAACGCCGGCGGCATCTGGCAGTTCCGACCCGAAACGATGGAACTGGATGTCTTCTGCCGCGGTTTTGTGAACACCTGGGGACACCACTTCAACAACTATGGTGCGCATTTCGCAACCGATGGTGCCTATGGTGAAGGTATCAACTACACCTTTCCTGGTGCCGTGTTTGTCACGGCTAAAGATTCGCGACGACTCCTGCAAGGTTTGAATCCCGGTAGCCCCAAGCATTGCGGATTGGAGTTGGTCGGCGGATCGCATTTGCCGGAAGACTGGCAGACCAGTGCGATTACCAATGACTTCCGCGCTCATCGGGTGTGCCGATTTGTGCTGGAAGAAGACGGTTCCGGCTATGCCAGCCGCCAAGCCGAGGATGTCATTAAGGCGGCACACGGAGCGTTTCGTCCTGTCGACGTTAAGATGGGACCCGACGGAGCGATCTACATCGCCGACTGGTACAACCCGATCATTCAACATGGCGAAGTCGACTTCCGTGACCCACGCCGCGACCATGTGCACGGGCGTATCTGGCGTGTGACCAAGAAGGGAAGCCCTCTGGTCAAGCCGCAGAACCTGCACGAGGCTTCCATTGAAGAGCTTCTGGCCGCTTTGAAGTCCCCAGAGAAGTGGATTCGCACGCACGCCAAGCTTCAGCTGAAACAACGACCGCGAACCGACGTTCTCAAGCAGCTTGCTGCCTGGATGCAGAAACTGGCCAAGTACGATCCATCCACCGAGCACCAGCGTCTGGAAGGACTGTGGGCTTATCAAGCGTTGGACGAGATCAACGAGCCACTCCTGTTGGAACTCTTAAGTTCATCCAATCACAACATTCGTGCGGCCGCTGTTCGAGTTGCCTCGCAGTGGCACGATGAGGTTTCCGATCCCCTTGGCTTGTTTACGGCAGCCGTTCGTGACGAGCATCCACGGGTGCGTTTGGAAGGTGTGCGAGCGTTGGCTACGGTCCCCAGTTCCCAGGCGATGATCGTCGGGCTGGAAGCAACACGTCAGCCGATGGATCGATTCTTGGACTTCGCCGTTTGGCAGCTGGTCGAAGATCTCGCTCCAGTCTGGATTCCTGATCTGCAGCAAGCGGTCGCCAAGAATGATAAGAACTCGAAGATCCTTCAGGATGCGAAAGCGCATCCTGAAAGCTGGGCGTTTGCCTTCGAGGCGATTCCAAATCCGGAAGTCGCCGAGGCCGCGATTATCTTGCTGCCAGAAGCAGATGCGGAAACATCTGGCCGGCTGGTCGAATTGGCCGCTCAGCGAGGCGGATCCCAGCTCTTAGGTAACTTGCTTTCTTCGATCCTGCCAGAGGGAAGCCGGGCCGGCGATAACTCGCAGATCGTGCCGATCCTGAAGTCCTTCCTCGTCGCGATGCAAGTCCGCAAGACGAAGCCGGAAGGCGACCTCGCAGCGATTGAAAAGCTGTACGCGTCAGACTCGCCAGAAGTTGCTGCATTGGCTTTCGATACAGCGATTGCCTGGAACGTTGCCTCTCAGGACCTAGTGCGTTCCTATGCTTCAGGTGAGAAAGAACTGCCGCCAGCGGCACGTGTCGCTGCGGTTCGGGCGCTGGCGAAAATGCCAGGGCAGCCAACCGCCAAGTTGTTGGTCGACTTGATTCATTCGGACTCTGCCGATCAGGCCGTTCGTTTGGCAGCCCTGGAAAGCCTGGCGACGTTCGCACTCCCCAATGCTGCAAATCAAACCGCCGTGCTCCTGGCGAAGGAAGGAAATGCCATTCCGGCCGACGCGCTACTTGTTCCGTTTGTCAGTCGAAAGCAAGGACAAGTTCGCCTCGCCGAAGCACTTAAGGAAAAGAAGCTTCCACGAGACCAGGCACAACTGGCGCTCCGCTCAGTACGAGGTAGCAGCCAGGCAGCGCCGGAACTTGTTGCCGCGATTCAAGCATCTGGTGGTCTGACTGAAGGGGTCCGTCAGTGGTCCGACGAAGAACTGGCCGAGATTACGAAAATGGTCATGCAGTCAGGGGATCCATATGCTGGGGAAGCGATCTTCCGAAAGGAAGCTCTCAACTGCTTCAAATGCCACGCCATTGGCGAAGCTGGTGGAAATGTCGGACCGAACTTGATCAGCCTCGGTGCGAGTGCTCAGCCTGACTATATTGTCGAGTCGCTTCTACGTCCGAGTGCGAAGGTGAAGGAAAACTTCCATTCATTGATCATTTTGACCGACGAAGGAAAAGTGCTGACGGGGATTCCCGTTCGCGAAAACAAAGACTTGCTCGTCCTGCGTGACGCCGAGGGACGCGAGATCGAAATCCCTCAAGAGACAATCGACGATCGTGCCGAGGGACGTTCGCTCATGCCGGATGGTTCGATCGATGCTTTGACAACGAAAGAGATTGTCGACCTGGCCACGTTTATGTCGAAGCTGGGTAAAGCAGAAGAGTTCTCGATCGGCAGTCAGAAGTATTTGCGTAACTGGAAGACGCTGACGTACAACAACGAGTCGAATCGAGCGATCAATCGCTCGAGCAACAATACGGTTGCCGCCGGGCATCCATCGTTCGTATGGAAGCCCATCTTCAGCCAGGTCGACGGCGGAGTGCCTGTGGCGGAGCTTCCCGTGTATCACCCACATCGTAACCAGCCGCAGTTCGCTTATCTGCAAACGGACATCGAAGTCGCTAGCGGTGGTAAGTTCCGGTTTGCTTTCGAGGGACCGGAAGGACTATCGGTGTGGCTCGACGGCAAGCCTATCCCGACGGCTAAAGAACTGGAAGCGGATTGGCAACCCGGTGTGCACCAGATCACGCTTGCTATCAACTTGGGTGAACGTAAAGAGACGGTGAAGGTGCGTCTTCTGGAAGAGGAGTCGACAGGCCGCTTGGCCACTGCGTCGAAGAAATAG
- a CDS encoding DUF6268 family outer membrane beta-barrel protein encodes MKHPSTYAACLLVLGCLFGSEWTGHAHAQMQPWAQRDLSTLPRESTYHPIQRIPPTEVFPGGYQLPKYPKNGSPGNPPVPATLVSENPPELSTLSDDIEKQDALYLTEEEVFSSRPKLSPAKDGFLQSLTIQSTWIAGSGDNIGMTEVSGSATVGFPAPTRESPLLLTPGYGMYFLVGPDSVEAPATLYQAYLTTRWMSQLSPKWGTVLSVTPGVYSDFQRTDSNAFRVSGMAIMSYQWTESIQFLFGVAYLNRDDYSILPVVGLVWTPDDDHRLELTFPRPRYLQLFSYGDGYEDWWYVSGEFGGGTWSVEHPLGENDSLTLSDYRLIIGMERKTDGGGKSFLELGYVFGRKFEYKDDPVELNMSDTIMLRSGWWY; translated from the coding sequence TTGAAACACCCATCGACTTACGCTGCATGTCTTCTCGTTCTTGGATGCCTCTTCGGAAGCGAATGGACGGGGCATGCCCACGCGCAGATGCAGCCTTGGGCGCAGCGTGATCTTAGCACGCTACCGCGTGAATCAACGTATCACCCGATTCAGCGCATTCCACCAACGGAAGTCTTTCCAGGCGGATATCAACTACCGAAATACCCGAAAAATGGTTCGCCGGGCAATCCGCCTGTGCCGGCTACTCTCGTTTCCGAGAATCCCCCAGAGCTTAGTACGCTTTCGGATGATATCGAGAAACAAGATGCTCTCTACCTGACAGAAGAGGAAGTCTTCTCGTCGCGTCCGAAATTGAGTCCAGCGAAAGATGGCTTTCTGCAATCGTTGACGATTCAAAGTACCTGGATAGCTGGCAGCGGTGACAATATCGGTATGACCGAAGTTAGTGGTAGCGCGACCGTCGGATTTCCAGCCCCAACCCGCGAATCGCCTCTGTTGTTGACGCCTGGTTACGGCATGTACTTTCTGGTCGGTCCCGATTCGGTCGAGGCGCCGGCAACCCTTTATCAGGCTTATCTCACAACGCGTTGGATGTCGCAGTTGTCGCCGAAATGGGGAACCGTACTGTCGGTCACGCCTGGCGTTTACAGCGACTTTCAGCGAACTGATAGCAACGCATTTCGCGTTAGCGGCATGGCGATCATGTCCTACCAATGGACCGAATCGATTCAGTTTCTCTTTGGTGTGGCCTATCTCAATCGTGATGACTATTCCATCTTGCCGGTGGTCGGTTTGGTTTGGACACCTGACGATGACCATCGCCTGGAACTGACCTTCCCACGTCCTCGCTACTTGCAATTATTCTCGTACGGCGACGGCTATGAGGATTGGTGGTATGTCTCTGGCGAGTTTGGCGGAGGAACTTGGAGCGTAGAACATCCCCTCGGCGAAAACGACTCACTCACCCTAAGCGACTACCGCCTGATCATTGGGATGGAACGCAAAACGGATGGGGGCGGTAAGTCGTTTTTAGAGCTTGGTTATGTATTCGGCCGTAAGTTCGAATACAAGGATGATCCAGTCGAACTCAACATGAGCGATACGATCATGTTGCGAAGCGGTTGGTGGTATTAA
- a CDS encoding DUF4112 domain-containing protein, which translates to MNIRYLSPNSSRLMPRRPGTPSAVRKAGKHVQHSISREDREKLIKRLQTIAHLFDDAVALPGTNIKLGWDAVLGLIPIVGDASTTAVSAYFLWEAYRLGASRWTLIKMVWNVLIDFIIGFVPLVGDLFDVTFRANRRNMKLLEKELSKQSDRR; encoded by the coding sequence ATGAATATTCGATATTTGAGTCCGAATTCGTCCCGCTTGATGCCTCGTCGACCTGGCACCCCCAGTGCCGTTCGGAAGGCGGGCAAGCATGTCCAGCACTCCATTTCGAGAGAAGATCGAGAGAAGTTGATCAAGCGACTTCAAACGATTGCGCATCTGTTTGATGATGCCGTCGCGTTGCCCGGCACCAACATTAAACTCGGTTGGGATGCAGTGCTCGGCCTAATACCGATCGTCGGTGATGCGTCGACAACGGCGGTCTCGGCTTACTTCCTTTGGGAAGCCTATCGATTAGGAGCAAGCCGCTGGACGTTAATCAAGATGGTGTGGAATGTCCTGATCGACTTTATCATCGGTTTCGTTCCGCTGGTCGGCGACCTGTTCGACGTCACGTTCCGAGCGAACCGCCGCAATATGAAGCTGCTCGAGAAAGAATTGAGCAAGCAGTCAGACCGTCGTTAA
- a CDS encoding YceI family protein — MMRFLGFVLVAAIACTGCKPPTGGSGTGGTPGTNETAAPAVTNETIPPPVVKEEPAEEVAPAPEEKPEMKTEEPAPPMETPKEEPAPPMETPKEEPAPAPEAPKEEMKTEEVNPEAAAQPTPADEVEGLTDKPAEEAAPKEKPAEETATEEPAAEEKPAEKPAPEEGAEMKKPAEETATVAVEASGPVEVKLTPDNTLIQFVGTHKGDKPDPRTGKFGKFNGVAQAADGKLTEVTVVIDTASLETEIEKLTNHLKSPDFFDVRESPEAKFVSKSIETGEDGTAKVTGDLTLLGETKSISFPAKVKVGKDIAMDAEFVINRVDFGMDYGTDNVHEDVTMTIKVGK, encoded by the coding sequence ATGATGCGATTTCTAGGTTTCGTTTTGGTCGCAGCGATTGCTTGTACCGGCTGCAAGCCACCGACTGGCGGTAGTGGCACAGGCGGTACGCCCGGCACGAATGAAACGGCTGCCCCGGCTGTTACTAACGAAACAATTCCGCCACCGGTCGTGAAAGAGGAGCCCGCCGAAGAAGTTGCTCCTGCCCCAGAAGAAAAGCCGGAGATGAAAACCGAAGAGCCGGCACCTCCGATGGAAACGCCTAAGGAGGAACCAGCGCCTCCAATGGAGACGCCCAAGGAAGAGCCAGCCCCGGCGCCGGAAGCTCCTAAAGAAGAAATGAAGACGGAAGAAGTCAATCCTGAAGCCGCCGCTCAACCAACCCCAGCCGATGAAGTTGAAGGGCTGACGGACAAGCCAGCGGAAGAAGCAGCACCGAAGGAGAAGCCCGCAGAAGAGACGGCGACTGAAGAGCCCGCCGCTGAAGAAAAGCCTGCTGAGAAACCGGCTCCTGAAGAAGGTGCCGAGATGAAGAAGCCTGCCGAGGAAACCGCGACCGTCGCCGTGGAAGCAAGCGGCCCCGTAGAAGTGAAGCTGACGCCTGACAACACATTGATTCAGTTCGTGGGCACACACAAAGGTGACAAACCTGATCCACGCACCGGAAAGTTCGGTAAGTTCAACGGCGTGGCCCAGGCCGCCGATGGCAAGCTGACTGAGGTTACTGTTGTCATCGATACCGCATCGCTGGAGACGGAAATTGAGAAACTAACGAATCATCTGAAGAGCCCCGACTTCTTCGACGTTCGTGAAAGCCCGGAAGCGAAGTTCGTTTCCAAGTCGATCGAGACCGGCGAAGACGGTACCGCCAAGGTCACTGGCGACTTGACCTTGCTGGGCGAAACCAAGTCGATCAGCTTCCCTGCCAAGGTGAAGGTCGGCAAAGACATTGCTATGGACGCCGAGTTTGTCATCAACCGTGTGGACTTTGGCATGGACTACGGAACGGACAACGTTCACGAAGACGTGACCATGACCATCAAGGTTGGCAAATAA
- a CDS encoding thioredoxin domain-containing protein, translating into MPNRLAHETSPYLLQHANNPVHWHPWGQEALEKSKQEEKPIFLSIGYSACHWCHVMEHESFESQEIADYLNEHFVSIKVDREERPDLDQIYMNAVQLLTGHGGWPMSVFLTPELMPFFGGTYWPPTAGRGMPGFDQVLRAVVDAWENRREVALQQSRLLTERLQRIGLGSAESTEIPPGRVSMAVRQMEQSFDPKHGGFGSAPKFPHTMNIDLLMRHFAETRNEQLLPMVTTTLDKMAMGGIYDHLGGGFARYSVDEYWLVPHFEKMLYDNALLIANYVDAYRLTKNENYARVVKESCDYILRDMTDEQGGFHSTEDADSEGEEGKFYVWSPEEVDKLLGDPVVAQRFRQVYDITESGNFEGHSIPRLKKSIAQYAQDLGTTEDELRNEMRQAREVLFNARCKRIRPGKDDKILASWNGLMIEAFAKAGATFQNEVYIDAAKKAATFVLEQMTDKAGRLLHTYRHGHAKLPGYLDDYSYLASAMFALYEATFDTKWLEHSQQLIDTAIEHFYDKESGGFFYTADDHEQLIARNKDFYDHSVPSGNGVAALVLAKLGKLLSNEKYLQLAKETMSAAADVLQKHPIAAGQLLIAYDYLQQPGSEVVIAAADRASCDELLRAIHHRYQPNTLFVLAIEGEDLGAKLQPMVSGKSPLDGQPTVYVCENFQCNAPVSASEYLAT; encoded by the coding sequence ATGCCGAACCGTCTCGCTCACGAAACGAGTCCCTATCTCCTGCAGCACGCCAATAACCCTGTCCACTGGCATCCCTGGGGGCAGGAAGCGCTGGAGAAGTCGAAACAGGAAGAGAAACCCATTTTCCTATCGATTGGCTATTCAGCGTGTCATTGGTGCCATGTGATGGAGCACGAGAGCTTCGAGTCGCAGGAGATTGCCGACTACCTGAACGAGCACTTCGTGAGCATCAAGGTCGACCGCGAAGAACGCCCTGATCTCGACCAAATCTACATGAATGCCGTGCAACTCCTTACGGGGCACGGCGGCTGGCCAATGTCGGTTTTCCTGACGCCTGAATTGATGCCATTTTTCGGCGGGACGTATTGGCCCCCAACGGCCGGCCGGGGCATGCCTGGCTTCGATCAAGTTCTTCGCGCGGTGGTCGATGCCTGGGAGAACCGCCGGGAGGTAGCACTGCAGCAGTCACGTCTTCTCACCGAGCGTCTGCAAAGGATTGGCCTTGGTTCGGCAGAATCCACCGAGATTCCCCCAGGCCGAGTCAGCATGGCCGTTCGGCAAATGGAACAGTCGTTCGACCCCAAGCATGGTGGTTTTGGTTCGGCTCCGAAGTTCCCCCATACGATGAACATCGATCTGCTGATGCGGCATTTCGCCGAGACTAGGAACGAACAGCTGCTGCCGATGGTTACCACGACGCTCGACAAAATGGCGATGGGGGGCATCTACGATCATCTCGGTGGGGGCTTCGCTCGCTACAGCGTCGACGAGTACTGGCTCGTTCCTCACTTCGAGAAGATGCTGTATGACAACGCCCTGCTGATTGCCAACTACGTCGATGCGTATCGTCTGACGAAGAACGAAAATTATGCTCGCGTCGTGAAGGAGTCGTGCGACTACATCTTGCGGGACATGACCGACGAGCAAGGCGGCTTTCACAGCACCGAAGATGCCGACAGTGAAGGGGAGGAAGGCAAGTTCTACGTCTGGTCCCCAGAAGAAGTCGACAAGTTGCTGGGCGATCCTGTCGTGGCTCAGCGTTTTCGCCAAGTGTACGACATCACCGAGTCAGGCAACTTCGAAGGACACAGTATCCCACGGCTGAAGAAGTCGATTGCCCAGTACGCCCAAGACCTTGGCACGACCGAAGATGAGCTTCGTAACGAAATGCGGCAGGCCCGGGAAGTGCTGTTCAACGCACGCTGCAAGCGAATACGCCCCGGCAAGGATGACAAGATCCTCGCCAGCTGGAATGGCCTGATGATTGAGGCGTTTGCGAAAGCAGGGGCAACGTTCCAAAACGAAGTGTACATTGACGCCGCGAAGAAGGCCGCAACGTTTGTGCTTGAGCAGATGACTGACAAAGCCGGTCGGTTGCTGCATACCTATCGACACGGCCACGCCAAGCTGCCTGGCTATCTTGATGATTACTCGTATCTAGCCTCGGCCATGTTCGCTTTGTACGAAGCTACATTCGATACAAAATGGTTGGAGCACTCGCAGCAACTGATCGACACCGCGATCGAGCATTTCTATGACAAGGAGTCAGGTGGGTTCTTCTATACCGCCGACGACCATGAGCAGTTGATTGCCCGCAACAAGGACTTCTATGACCACAGCGTACCCAGCGGCAATGGAGTTGCGGCATTGGTCCTGGCAAAACTTGGAAAGCTGCTGAGTAATGAAAAGTACCTGCAGTTGGCAAAGGAAACGATGTCGGCGGCAGCCGATGTCTTGCAGAAGCATCCAATCGCCGCAGGCCAGCTATTGATCGCCTACGACTACCTACAGCAGCCCGGTTCGGAGGTCGTGATTGCCGCTGCGGACCGTGCCTCTTGTGACGAACTTCTCCGAGCGATTCACCATCGGTATCAGCCCAACACGCTGTTCGTGCTGGCGATTGAAGGAGAAGACCTGGGTGCCAAGTTACAGCCGATGGTATCAGGCAAATCTCCGCTGGATGGCCAGCCGACCGTCTATGTTTGCGAGAACTTCCAGTGCAACGCTCCGGTAAGTGCCTCCGAATACTTAGCAACATGA
- the panB gene encoding 3-methyl-2-oxobutanoate hydroxymethyltransferase yields the protein MSTPPRGKSRLTVPQFVSRKAEGKKLTVLTAYDYPMASLVDQAGVDAILVGDTLSMVVQGHDSTIPVTLDEMIYHAEMVTRAVNNALVIVDMPFPSNLLGVYEAIRNAGRILKETGAQAVKLEGGADQAEVISGLVNAGIPVMAHIGLRPQLVHQMGGYRVQRDRERLIHDAKSAADAGAFSIVLECIPQDDAAEISKMLDIPTIGIGAGKSCDGQVLVLNDMIGLTEGHVPKFVKQYANIRQSVTDAVRQFCEDVQSGEFPDQAHSFR from the coding sequence ATGTCCACACCCCCACGCGGCAAATCCCGATTGACCGTTCCCCAATTTGTTAGCCGCAAGGCCGAGGGCAAAAAGCTTACTGTACTAACGGCATATGACTATCCCATGGCCAGCTTGGTCGATCAGGCCGGGGTCGACGCCATCTTGGTCGGGGATACCTTGTCGATGGTGGTGCAGGGACACGACTCGACGATTCCCGTCACGCTGGACGAGATGATTTACCACGCCGAGATGGTTACCCGCGCAGTCAACAATGCACTGGTCATCGTCGATATGCCGTTTCCCTCAAACCTTTTGGGTGTCTACGAAGCCATTCGCAACGCTGGCCGTATTCTCAAAGAAACGGGTGCCCAGGCCGTCAAACTGGAAGGAGGCGCGGATCAGGCCGAGGTGATTTCGGGACTGGTCAACGCCGGTATCCCGGTTATGGCGCATATTGGCCTGCGACCGCAACTGGTACATCAAATGGGCGGCTATCGTGTGCAGCGAGATCGGGAACGATTGATCCACGATGCCAAGTCCGCTGCGGATGCCGGGGCATTCAGTATTGTGCTGGAATGCATTCCTCAAGATGACGCCGCAGAAATTTCCAAGATGTTGGACATTCCGACGATCGGCATCGGAGCCGGCAAGTCTTGCGACGGGCAAGTTCTCGTTCTTAATGACATGATCGGATTGACCGAAGGGCACGTACCGAAGTTCGTCAAACAGTACGCCAATATTCGCCAGTCCGTTACCGATGCCGTTCGCCAATTCTGCGAAGACGTCCAGTCTGGCGAATTCCCTGACCAGGCACATTCGTTTCGCTAA